The genomic DNA GGAAGAATGCGAAGTACGGGGACTACTACCGTTGTGGAGACGCCAATTGCAAGGGCGTCGGTCGTATGGTTGAGTCAGTTGACCACTACCTCGAAGAGATTCTTCTGGCGTACTTGGACAAGCACTTCACAGGTACCGAGGTGCAGATGATCCCGTGGCGTGGCAAGGACAAAATTGCCGCTGTGCGAAAGCAGCTCCGGGACATTGAGGACTCGGTTTCCTCAGGTGAGTCCGACTGGAGCGACGTGCATGACCTGATCACGCGCCTCAACCGCAACATCCAAGCTCTGGAGCGGGAGGAGAAGGATCATCTCACGGCTGAGTGGAAGCGGAACCTGCTTCAGGGGTGGAGTCGAGAGAAGTGGGGGCAAATGGAGTTGGGGGAGAAACGCGAATTGATCGCGCAGGTGTTCACTTCCGTTGTGGTCATGCCGGTTCCCAAGGGGGTCAGCGACAAGGCCCCGTTCGACCCCAATTTGTTGAAGGTGACCTGGCGTAAGGACAAGAGGGACGGTCAGAGCGGGGACGGGTAGACGACTACGAGGAGACCAGCACGGACGAGTAGGCATCCCTCACGTCGATAGCGGTCGCCGGCCGTCAGTCAGGTGGCGTCGGCGGAGGCGGGTGAAGGCGGTAGGGGTGGTGCGCCGAGCTCCCGCTTACTGCGCATCGCGTTCCGACGTCGTGATCTCTAGGCCCCGGAGTGAGGGCCCCCAGCAGAGCGTCGACCAGCTCCTTGTCGAGCTTCTGGGTCAGCCGGTGTCGGGCGGCGGCGGGGGAGAGCCACAGGAGCCGGGACACCTCCCTGTTCGGCACGAATGCGCCGCCCGTGGCCTCCGCCGCCCAGTAGCGGACTTCTTTGGGGCGTCCATCGACCAGGTAACGGGCAGTGGGCAGCTCAGGTCCCGGCTCGCACGTCATCCCTGTCTCTTCCAGGACTTCGCGCAGAGCGCCTTCGAGGGCACTCTCGTTGTGCTTCAACTTGCCCTTCGGGTGAGACCAATCTGCCCACTTCGGGCGATACACCAATGCAAGCTCGATGCCGTCGCCAGAGAGCGAGCGTCGCCACAGCAGGCAGCCTGCCGCACGGATCGTTGAGTCAGACATGGCGACACCTCGGAATGAAACAGTCTCTTAGCTGCAATTTCGTTGATCTTTGTCTGCGATCATACGAGTCATCGCATTCCGGTAGTGCTTCGTCGTCCTGCCTCGTTCCACATCGTCCAGTGCAGACCTGCTTCGTCCTACGACAGCCTGATCGGTTCCTTGCGCCAGCTGTGCTGGAACGCGTACCGCGCGGCCTCCACCTCATGCCGCTGGTCGGCGTGGAGCACGCCGAGCGCGTACGCCGTGGCCGGGGCGATGCGCGGGGTACGTGCGGCCTGGGCGGCGGCCGCCGCGGCCTCGGAGGCGTCGCGGTGCCGGTCGAGGGCCTCACCGGCCGCGAGAAGGCGTACGTCCACCGAGTCGGCGTCGGCGTCGGCGTCGGCGTCGGCGTTGGCGTTGGCGGTCCCGGTGTCCGCGCCGGTCAGCGCCTCCAGGGCGTAGCGGTGCAGGCGCAGCAGCAGGCGGACCTGGTGCCACGGGGTGTCCTGGGGGTGCGGGGCGGGGTCCGGGGAGAGCCCGTGGACCAGCGCCTCGGCGTTGTACGGACTGCCCGCGGTGACCAGCGGGAGGGCGGCCACGGCGTCCGTGAGGCGCTCCTGCGCGGCGGCGGCCAGCGGGCGGAGGTCGACGGGCGCGATGCCGGGGGCGGCGGCGGAAGCGGCCCTGCGCCCGGCGTTGCTCAGGGGGACTTCGCTCGCCAGTAAGGCGACCTTGTCGGCGACGGCGTGGAAACGGCTGCTGCCCAGGGCCTGGAGGGCGGTGGAGTGCGCCCGGGTGCGGGCCAGGGTCAGCTGCCGGTCGAGCAGCGCGCCCGCCTTGGCCGCGCCCACCGTGAGGTTGCCGCGGTTCGCGGACGCCGGGTGGGCGGTGGGTGCGGCGGGCGGCACGGCCGTGGTGGTGGCGGTGGCCCGGCCCACCGGGCGCGGGGCCGGGAACGCCGTCGAACCGGAGAGCCGGTGCAGGGCCTGGAGCAGGCGCTCCAGACGCGACGCGTACGCGTGCTCCAGGGCCAGCGTGCCGGACAGCCAGGCCAGCTCGGGGCGCATCTCCTCCGCCCAGCCGGCGTCCAGCAGCGGCTGGAAGGTGTGCAGGGTGCCGCTGATGCGGCGGGCCGCGCGGCGCAGGGCGCGGGCCGCGTCCACGTCGTCCGCGGGCGGGGCCGCCCGGCCCGGTTCGCCGAAGGCGCCGTTCGCACCGGTCGCCGTTCCCGCCCCCGGGCCGGTGGCCGTTCCCGGGCCCGCGCCCGGCCCCGACTCCCGGTGGCGGCGCAGGGCGCGCAGGAACTCGGTGGCCTGGGCGCGCAGGTAACCCACGAGTGCGTCGGTGCCCGCGTCGGCGTGCGGGGCCGCACCGGCGTTCCCGTCCGTGTCCGCGTGCGCGTGCGCGCCGGTCGAGGCGGGTTGCGGCGGTCCGGCGGTCGCCGGGGGTTCCGTCGGGGTTTCCGCCGGGGTTTCCGTCGGGTCAAGGTGTCGCTGTGCCACGCCGGCGCCTCCGGGCGTCTATGAGCATCTCCTGGATGTTGCGCAGGGGCTGGCCGTCCGCGTCGGTCGCGTGCCGGGTCCACTCGCCGTCCGGGCCGAGGTGCCAGGAGGCGGTGCCGTCGGACATGCCGTTCTCGAGGAGCCGGTTCAGGGCCGCCCGGTGGGCCGGGTCGCTCACCCGGACCAGGGCCTCTATCCGGCGGTCGAGGTTGCGGTGCATCATGTCGGCGCTGCCGAGCCACACCTCGGGCTCCCCGCCGTTGCCGAAGGCGAAGACCCGCGAGTGCTCAAGGAAGCGGCCGAGGACGGAGCGGACCCGGATGTTCTCCGACAGGCCGGGCACGCCCGGGCGCAGCGCGCAGATGCCGCGCACCCACACGTCGACCGGCACCCCCGCCTGGGACGCGCGGTAGCAGGCGTCGACCACGGCCTCGTCGACCATCGAGTTGACCTTGATGCGGACGTGGGCGGGGCGCCCGGCGCGGTGGTGCTGGATCTCCTTGTGGATGCGGGAGACGAGTCCGTCGCGGAGCGACTTGGGCGCGACGAGGAGGCGGCGGTAGGTCTCGCGCCGGGAGTAGCCGGAGAGGCGGTTGAACAGGTCGGAGAGGTCCGCGCCGACCTGCGGGTCCGAGGTGAGCAGGCCCAGGTCCTCGTAGAGGCGGGCCGTCTTCGGGTGGTAGTTGCCGGTGCCGACGTGGCTGTAGCGGCGCAGGGTCTCGCCCTCCTGCCGTACGACCAGGGAGAGCTTGCAGTGGGTCTTCAGGCCCACCAGGCCGTAGACGACGTGGCAGCCGGACTCCTCCAGCTTGCGGGCCCACTTGATGTTGGCGGACTCGTCGAAGCGGGCCTTGATCTCCACCAGGACGAGGACCTGCTTACCGGACTCGGCGGCCTCGATGAGCGCGTCGACTATGGGGGAGTCGCCGGACGTCCGGTACAGCGTCTGCTTGATCGCCAGGACGTCCGGGTCGGCGGCGGCCTGCTCCAGGAACGCCTGCACGGAGGTGGAGAAGGAGTCGTACGGGTGGTGGAGCAGCACGTCCTTGGTGCGCAGGGCGGCGAAGATGTCCGGCGCGGAGGCCGACTCGACCTCGGCCAGGTCGCGGTGGGTGCCGGCGACGAACTTCGGGTACTTCAGCTCGGGCCGGTCGATGCTGTGGATGCGGAAGAGGCCGGTGAGGTCGAGGGGGCCGGGCAGCGGGTAGACCTCGGCCTCGCCGATCTTCAGCTCGCGCACGAGGAGGTCGAGGACCTCGCGGTCGACCGACTCCTCGACCTCCAGGCGGACGGGCGGGCCGAGGCGCCGCCGCATCAGCTCCTTCTCCAGGGCCTGGAGCAGGTTCTCGGCGTCGTCCTCCTCCACCTCCAGGTCCTCGTTGCGGGTGAGGCGGAAGGTGTGGTGCTCCAGGACCTCCATGCCCGGGAACAGCTCCTCCAGGTGGGCGGCGATGACGTCCTCGACGGGGACGTAGCGGCCCGGGGAGGCCTCCAGGAAGCGGGAGAGCAGCGGGGGGACCTTGACGCGGGCGAAGTGGCGGTGGCCGGTGACGGGGTTGCGGACCACGACCGCGAGGTTGAGGGAGAGGCCCGAGATGTAGGGGAAGGGGTGGGCCGGGTCGACCGCGAGGGGGGTCAGGACCGGGAAGATCCGGTGCCGGAAGAGGGTGAACAGGCGGGCCTGCTCCTTCTCGGCCAGCTCGCTCCAGCGGACCAGGTGGATGCCCTCCTCGGCGAGCGCCGGGGCGACGTCCTCGTGGAAGCAGGCGGCGTGCCGGGCCATCAGCTCACGGGAGCGGGCCCAGATCATGTCCAGCACCTCACGGGGCTGGAGGCCGGAGGCGGAGCGGGTGGCGACGCCGGTCGCGATGCGGCGCTTGAGGCCGGCGACGCGGACCATGAAGAACTCGTCCAGGTTGCTGGCGAAGATCGCGAGGAAGTTGGCCCGCTCCAGGAGGGGGGTGCCCGGGTCCTCGGCGAGTTCGAGCACGCGTTCGTTGAACGCGAGCCAGCTGCGCTCGCGGTCCAGGAAGCGGCCCTGCGGGAGCCGGGCGCCGCCGTCCTGGGACTCCTCCGACTCCTCGTACGCGTCGAGGTCGGCGTCGATGTCCGGCTCCAGTCCGGAGACCGTGGCGGCCACGGTGTCCGGGCGGTGCGCCGCGATGGAACCCACGGAGGGCTGCGTGTGCTGGACCTCGGCCTGAGTGTTCGGCTGCCTCATGAACCCATTCTTCCGCGCCGCGCGCGCGTCAGGCGCGTCGGAGGGCCCGAAGGGCCCGGAAGGCTGTGGCTCGGTCGGCTTCATTCGGTGAGCCTCGCAAGGCTGTCTGAATCGATGGTTACGGGGACATGACGTGTGGGATAGCTGCGGGTCTCCGAAACGTCGCCGTGAGCCGCCCTGAGATCGTGTGAACCGGTCGGGTCGGCTCGTGCGATGAGGAGATGTGAGCGAAACGAGAAGCGACGGGGAGCTGCTGCGGGCCGTCGCGGCGGATGCCGACCGGCGCGCCTTCGAGGAGCTGTACCGCCGGTACGCCCCCTGGCTGACCGCCCGCATGCGCGGCCGCTGCGCCGACGCCGCGGTGGTCGACGACGTCGTGCAGGAGACCTTCCTCGCGGTGTGGCGCGGCAGCGCGCGCTACCGGGAGGAAGGAGACGTGGCGGGGTGGCTGTGGCGGATCGGGTCGCGGCGGCTGATCGACGCGCTGCGCGGCGAGGGGGCGCGCGGTCGGCTGCGGCAGGCGCTGGGTCGGCTGCGGCACCGGGACGAGGTCTCGGCGGAGGAGCGCGTCCTGGCCGGGGTCGAGCACGGCGACCTCGCCGGCGCCCTCATACGGCTCTCACCGGAGCTGCGCGCGGTGCTCCAGGCCACCGTCGTCGACGGGCTGACCACCCGTGAGGCGGCCGTCCTGCTCGGCATCCCGCCGGGCACGGTCAAGACGCGGGCGATGCGGGCCCGCCGGCAGCTGAGGGAGGCGCTGGCATGAGGATCGAGGAAAGCCGTCCCCGGGACGCCTGGCACGTGGACGAGGACGACCTGCGGGCCTACGCCCGGGGAGACCTCGCGGCGCCCGCGCTCTGGTCCACCGACGCCCATCTGACCGCCTGCGCCACCTGCCGGGGCGTCCTCGCGGAGGTGAGCGACGCCGCCGCGCTGGACGCGGGGTGGGCACGGCTCGACGCCGAGCTGGACGCGCCCCGGCCGGGGTGGTTCGAACGGCTGCTGGTGCGGTGCGGCGCGGGCGACGGCACCGCGCGACTGCTCGCGGCCACCCCCATACTGCGCCGGTCCTGGTTCGGCGCCCTCGCCGCCGTGCTGCTCGTGACCTTCCTCGTGGCCGTCACGGCCGGTGCCGCCGGCCGGCCCACGCTGTTCCTGGTCTGTGCCCCGCTGCTGCCGCTGGTCTCGGTGGCGCTCGCCTACGGGCCGACGCTGGACCCCACGCACGAGATGGCCGTCGTCTCGCCCATGCACGGCTTCCGGCTGCTGATGATCCGTACCGTCGCCGTGCTCGTGGTGGCGCTCGGGGTGGGCGGCCTGGCCAGCCTCGCGCTCCCGGGCTTCGGACCGGCCGCCCTGGCCTGGCTGCTGCCCGGACTCGCCCTCACCGCGACCGGGCTCGCGCTGACGCCCCGGCTGGGTCCCGTGCTCGCGCCGTCCGTGCTCGTGTTCGCCTGGGCGGCGGTGCTGCTGGCCGCGGACGCGGCCCGCGCGTCCACGGAGGGCCCGCTGGCGCCGTTCACCGCGGCCGGGCAGGGCGTGTCCGGGCTCGTGGCGGTCCTGGGCGCCGGGCTGCTGTTCCTCTTCCGCGACCGGTTCGACGTCTCCGCGCGCGGCGTCGCATGAGCCCCTCCTCCTTCTCGACCCCCTTTACGTACGGGAGTGCCGTATGACCCCCACCGTTTCCGCCTCCGGGCTGAGCCTGCACTACGGGCGCACCCGCGCCCTCGACGACGTGTCGCTGCGGCTGACCCCGGGCGTCACCGGGCTGCTCGGGCCCAACGGCGCCGGGAAGACCACGCTGCTGCGCGTGCTCGCCACCGCCGTGCCCGCCGACCGGGGGGCCTTCACCGTCCTCGGGCACGCCCCCGGGAGCGCGCGCGGCCGGCAGGAGGTGCGGCGGCGGCTCGGCTATCTGCCGCAGGCGCCCGGTTTCCACCCGGACTTCACCGCCTTCGAGTTCGTCGACTACGTGGCGATCCTCAAGGAGCTGGCGGACCGCCGGGAGCGGCACCGTGAGGTACGGCGCGTACTGGAGGAGGTCGACCTCGGGGACGTGCGCGGCCGCCGGATCAAGAAGCTGTCCGGGGGCATGCGGCAGCGGGTCGCGCTCGCCGCGGCGCTGGTGGGCGACCCGGGGTTCCTGGTGCTGGACGAGCCGACCGTCGGCCTCGACCCCGAGCAGCGGATGCGGTTCAGGGAGCTGATCGCCGGGGCCGGGGAGGGGCGGACGGTGCTGCTGTCCACCCACCAGACCGAGGACGTGGCGATGCTCTGCCACCGGGTGATCGTCATGGCGGCCGGGGCGGTGCGCTTCGACGGGACTCCGGCCGAGCTGACCGCGCGGGCCGCCGGACGGGTGTGGAGCAGCGCGGAGAAGGACCCCGGCGCCAAGGCTGGCTGGCGCACCGGCACCGGCTCCTTCCGGAACGTGGGGGACCCGCCCCCGGGCGCCGAGCCCGCCGAACCCACCCTGGAGGACGGTTACCTCCTCGTCCTCGACGGCGCGGGCAGGACCGGCACGGCCGGCACGGAGGTGGCCGCGTGAGCGCCGTACTGACGGAGGAAGCCGTGCCCGCGCGGGCGCCGGCCCAGGACGGGCCCGACCGTGGGACGCGGGCCGTGCTGGCCCTGGCCCGGTTCGAGGCCCGCAGGCTGCTGCTGAGCATCCCCGTCCTCATCGCCTTCGCGGCCTACGTCGCGTGGATCGTGTGGCGCACGAGGACTTCCTGGGACGGCAGCCCCGCCCTCCAGGACGTCGACCGCGAGACCCAGTCCATGCCGATGCTCGTCGGCCTCGCCGTCCTGCTGTGTGCCGCCCGCGCGGTCATACGCTCCGAACGGCACGGCACCGAGCACCACTTCTCGGTGCTGGTCCTGCCGCCCTGGCGCCGTACGGCAGCCCACGCGCTGTCCGTCGTGCCGGCCGCTCTGCTCACCGCCCTCTGCGTGGCCGGGCAGTTCACCTGGGAGGCGCTCAAGCCGGGCGCGATCGGGCACGGTTCACCGGCCGAGCTGGCCGTGGGACCGCTGACGGTGCTGGTGTTCGGGACGCTCGGGGTGCTCCTCGGCCGACTGGTGCGGTCGGCGCTCGCCGCGCCCCTGCTGGTGGTCGTCCTGCTGTTCGTCTTCGTCCTCGGCACCGGGTCGAGCGAGGAGGGCGGGCTGTCCTGGCTGGCCCCGGTCGTCTCCGTGACCGGCCCGGACACCCTGCCCTCCGATCTGCTGGGGCGGCCCGCCGCCTGGCACGCCCTGTACCTGGCGGGCGCCGCCCTGTGCGTGGCCTTCCTCGCCATGGCCGTCGCCGGCGGGCGCGGCATCTTCGTCCGGGCGGGCCTCGCCCTGGGTCTGGCGGGGGCGGTGACGGGCGGGGTGCTCCAGGCCGGAGGCGTGACACCGTCGCCGGAGCTGACCGCGGCCCGTGAGCGTGCCTCGGTGCGCCCCGAGCTGACCTGCTCCGAGCACGGCCGGTCGAGGTACTGCGCCTTCCCCGAGTGGGCGCCGCGCACCGGCACCTGGGCCGCGGTCGTGGACCACGTCCAGTCCCTGGCCGGCGGCTCCGCGCACGACCGGCCCCTCGTCGTACGGCAGCGGATCGACGCCCGCTACGGGCTGGGCACCGACACCGCGATCCCCGCGTCGACCGAGCCGCACCGGGTCACCGTGGGTACCGCCTGGGGCGGCAACCGGGTCCCCGAGTTCTCCAGTGCCGTCGCCGCCGTCCTGGTCGCGGGCACGGAGGAGGCCGGGGGCGAGTTGTGCGACGGGCGGATGGTCACCGTCATGTGGCTCTCGCTCAGCTGGCAGGACGACCCGATGGACGCGCTGCGCCGGGTCCGCCTCGACGACAGTGTGACGGGCTCCGCGATCGTCCTGTCGCCCACCAATCCGCTGTCCATGACGGAGGGCCAGACGGACGTCGTACGCCGCTTGCTGGAGGACCCGCCCACCGGGACCGGGGCCCGGGTCAAGGAGCACTGGGCCGAACTGACCGCACCGGGTGTCACGACCGCCCGCGTCGCCGAACTGCTCGGCGTGGCCGGGCCGGAGAAGGCGGACTCGTGCGAGGACTGACGGCGGCCGGAGGAGCGACGACGGTGGATCTGGCCGGCGCGCTGTGGCGCACGCTGCCCTGGCGCGCCCTGGCGGCGGCGGGAGCCCTCGGCCTGCTGGTCGCCGGCGCCCCCCTCGCCACCGGCGCCGAACCGACGTCCTGGCAGACGCTGTTGCTGCTGCGGGGCGTCGCGCTGATCGGCGCGCTCGGCCTGGCCTTCCTGCTGGACGACCCGGCCCGCCACCTGACCGTGCCCGTGCCGACGCCGAGGCTCGTCCGGCAGGTGCTGCGGGTGGTCCTGGTCGCGCCGGTCGCCGTGCTGTGGTGGACGGCGGTCCTGCTCCTGACTCCCTCGGCGTCCCGGCCTCCGGCCGGCGGGGTC from Streptomyces sp. CB09001 includes the following:
- a CDS encoding CHAD domain-containing protein, with product MGYLRAQATEFLRALRRHRESGPGAGPGTATGPGAGTATGANGAFGEPGRAAPPADDVDAARALRRAARRISGTLHTFQPLLDAGWAEEMRPELAWLSGTLALEHAYASRLERLLQALHRLSGSTAFPAPRPVGRATATTTAVPPAAPTAHPASANRGNLTVGAAKAGALLDRQLTLARTRAHSTALQALGSSRFHAVADKVALLASEVPLSNAGRRAASAAAPGIAPVDLRPLAAAAQERLTDAVAALPLVTAGSPYNAEALVHGLSPDPAPHPQDTPWHQVRLLLRLHRYALEALTGADTGTANANADADADADADSVDVRLLAAGEALDRHRDASEAAAAAAQAARTPRIAPATAYALGVLHADQRHEVEAARYAFQHSWRKEPIRLS
- a CDS encoding RNA degradosome polyphosphate kinase translates to MRQPNTQAEVQHTQPSVGSIAAHRPDTVAATVSGLEPDIDADLDAYEESEESQDGGARLPQGRFLDRERSWLAFNERVLELAEDPGTPLLERANFLAIFASNLDEFFMVRVAGLKRRIATGVATRSASGLQPREVLDMIWARSRELMARHAACFHEDVAPALAEEGIHLVRWSELAEKEQARLFTLFRHRIFPVLTPLAVDPAHPFPYISGLSLNLAVVVRNPVTGHRHFARVKVPPLLSRFLEASPGRYVPVEDVIAAHLEELFPGMEVLEHHTFRLTRNEDLEVEEDDAENLLQALEKELMRRRLGPPVRLEVEESVDREVLDLLVRELKIGEAEVYPLPGPLDLTGLFRIHSIDRPELKYPKFVAGTHRDLAEVESASAPDIFAALRTKDVLLHHPYDSFSTSVQAFLEQAAADPDVLAIKQTLYRTSGDSPIVDALIEAAESGKQVLVLVEIKARFDESANIKWARKLEESGCHVVYGLVGLKTHCKLSLVVRQEGETLRRYSHVGTGNYHPKTARLYEDLGLLTSDPQVGADLSDLFNRLSGYSRRETYRRLLVAPKSLRDGLVSRIHKEIQHHRAGRPAHVRIKVNSMVDEAVVDACYRASQAGVPVDVWVRGICALRPGVPGLSENIRVRSVLGRFLEHSRVFAFGNGGEPEVWLGSADMMHRNLDRRIEALVRVSDPAHRAALNRLLENGMSDGTASWHLGPDGEWTRHATDADGQPLRNIQEMLIDARRRRRGTATP
- a CDS encoding RNA polymerase sigma factor; this encodes MSETRSDGELLRAVAADADRRAFEELYRRYAPWLTARMRGRCADAAVVDDVVQETFLAVWRGSARYREEGDVAGWLWRIGSRRLIDALRGEGARGRLRQALGRLRHRDEVSAEERVLAGVEHGDLAGALIRLSPELRAVLQATVVDGLTTREAAVLLGIPPGTVKTRAMRARRQLREALA
- a CDS encoding zf-HC2 domain-containing protein — translated: MRIEESRPRDAWHVDEDDLRAYARGDLAAPALWSTDAHLTACATCRGVLAEVSDAAALDAGWARLDAELDAPRPGWFERLLVRCGAGDGTARLLAATPILRRSWFGALAAVLLVTFLVAVTAGAAGRPTLFLVCAPLLPLVSVALAYGPTLDPTHEMAVVSPMHGFRLLMIRTVAVLVVALGVGGLASLALPGFGPAALAWLLPGLALTATGLALTPRLGPVLAPSVLVFAWAAVLLAADAARASTEGPLAPFTAAGQGVSGLVAVLGAGLLFLFRDRFDVSARGVA
- a CDS encoding ABC transporter ATP-binding protein, with translation MTPTVSASGLSLHYGRTRALDDVSLRLTPGVTGLLGPNGAGKTTLLRVLATAVPADRGAFTVLGHAPGSARGRQEVRRRLGYLPQAPGFHPDFTAFEFVDYVAILKELADRRERHREVRRVLEEVDLGDVRGRRIKKLSGGMRQRVALAAALVGDPGFLVLDEPTVGLDPEQRMRFRELIAGAGEGRTVLLSTHQTEDVAMLCHRVIVMAAGAVRFDGTPAELTARAAGRVWSSAEKDPGAKAGWRTGTGSFRNVGDPPPGAEPAEPTLEDGYLLVLDGAGRTGTAGTEVAA
- a CDS encoding ABC transporter permease gives rise to the protein MSAVLTEEAVPARAPAQDGPDRGTRAVLALARFEARRLLLSIPVLIAFAAYVAWIVWRTRTSWDGSPALQDVDRETQSMPMLVGLAVLLCAARAVIRSERHGTEHHFSVLVLPPWRRTAAHALSVVPAALLTALCVAGQFTWEALKPGAIGHGSPAELAVGPLTVLVFGTLGVLLGRLVRSALAAPLLVVVLLFVFVLGTGSSEEGGLSWLAPVVSVTGPDTLPSDLLGRPAAWHALYLAGAALCVAFLAMAVAGGRGIFVRAGLALGLAGAVTGGVLQAGGVTPSPELTAARERASVRPELTCSEHGRSRYCAFPEWAPRTGTWAAVVDHVQSLAGGSAHDRPLVVRQRIDARYGLGTDTAIPASTEPHRVTVGTAWGGNRVPEFSSAVAAVLVAGTEEAGGELCDGRMVTVMWLSLSWQDDPMDALRRVRLDDSVTGSAIVLSPTNPLSMTEGQTDVVRRLLEDPPTGTGARVKEHWAELTAPGVTTARVAELLGVAGPEKADSCED
- a CDS encoding ABC transporter, giving the protein MRGLTAAGGATTVDLAGALWRTLPWRALAAAGALGLLVAGAPLATGAEPTSWQTLLLLRGVALIGALGLAFLLDDPARHLTVPVPTPRLVRQVLRVVLVAPVAVLWWTAVLLLTPSASRPPAGGVTLEAAAVGALALAAAALAVRLSDEARPGPFVAASLLLTAVLVPLLVPEDWALFVQADDPRWSVAHERWAVLAAAVAVAWAVCGPEPLGRRCGR